The following coding sequences lie in one Oscillospiraceae bacterium genomic window:
- the nadE gene encoding NAD(+) synthase has product MRDYAKETEKRVAFIKRILEESGAKGIVYGNSGGKDSALVGILCKLACENAVGIMMPCESKRNFGEDMADAREAAEKYHIETRVVDLTAAKKAIVEAVGAVAGLNSAALNNIAPRLRMTTLYAIGAAENRLVAGTGNRSEAYMGYFTKFGDGAYDFNAISDLTVTEIYELLRYLGAPDNIITKAPSAGLFEGQTDEMEMGVTYKAIDEYLLNGTVTPQNRAIIDKFHSRSEHKRCMPKTYPADAE; this is encoded by the coding sequence ATGAGAGATTATGCGAAAGAAACCGAAAAGCGAGTCGCGTTTATAAAACGTATTCTCGAAGAATCCGGAGCAAAAGGCATAGTTTACGGAAACAGCGGAGGAAAAGACAGCGCTCTCGTCGGAATTCTCTGCAAGCTTGCGTGTGAAAACGCCGTCGGAATAATGATGCCGTGCGAATCCAAACGCAATTTCGGCGAGGATATGGCCGACGCGCGCGAAGCAGCCGAAAAGTATCATATCGAAACCAGGGTTGTCGATCTTACGGCCGCGAAAAAAGCCATTGTTGAAGCAGTCGGTGCCGTCGCCGGGCTCAACTCCGCCGCGCTCAATAATATCGCTCCAAGGCTGCGTATGACGACTCTTTATGCAATCGGCGCCGCCGAAAACAGACTCGTCGCCGGAACCGGCAATCGAAGCGAAGCATATATGGGATATTTCACGAAATTCGGAGATGGGGCATATGATTTCAATGCGATCTCCGACCTTACCGTTACAGAAATATACGAGCTTCTCAGATACCTCGGAGCACCGGACAATATAATCACAAAAGCGCCGTCGGCCGGACTTTTTGAGGGTCAGACAGATGAAATGGAAATGGGCGTTACCTACAAGGCCATAGACGAGTATCTTCTCAATGGCACGGTCACTCCTCAGAACCGTGCGATAATCGATAAATTTCATTCAAGGAGCGAGCACAAGCGCTGTATGCCAAAAACATATCCGGCTGATGCAGAGTAA
- a CDS encoding DUF4111 domain-containing protein produces the protein MIGIYVHGSLALGCFNWNKSDIDFIVVVKIKPTLEQKKQYIKGLLIIDKNCPPKGLEMSVVLERYTRDFIYPTPFELHFSNLHKQKCSDNLEEYCLRMNGTDNDLAAHFTIIKNACITIYGNSEKVIFGEVPHLDYLDSIKCDIENAEDEIKENPIYVVLNLCRVLAYTKDNLILSKKDGGYWGIAHVPEQYAPIISKTVNCYLNEDIFKTDIEDSLLQDFAKYMCGQIFAR, from the coding sequence TTGATCGGTATATATGTTCATGGTTCTCTTGCGCTCGGTTGTTTTAATTGGAATAAAAGCGATATTGATTTTATTGTCGTAGTTAAGATAAAGCCAACATTGGAGCAGAAAAAACAATATATTAAAGGATTGCTTATAATAGATAAAAATTGTCCTCCAAAAGGTTTGGAAATGAGTGTGGTGCTTGAAAGATACACTCGTGATTTTATTTATCCTACGCCATTCGAACTGCATTTTTCTAATCTTCATAAACAAAAATGCTCAGATAACTTAGAAGAATATTGCTTGCGAATGAATGGTACTGACAATGATTTAGCGGCACATTTTACAATTATCAAAAACGCTTGTATTACCATCTATGGTAATTCAGAAAAAGTGATTTTTGGTGAGGTTCCGCACCTCGATTATCTAGACAGCATAAAGTGCGACATCGAAAATGCAGAAGATGAAATAAAAGAAAATCCTATTTATGTTGTATTGAATCTTTGCCGTGTCCTTGCTTACACGAAAGACAATCTAATTCTTTCAAAGAAGGACGGCGGATATTGGGGAATTGCACACGTCCCGGAGCAATATGCGCCAATTATCAGCAAAACAGTGAATTGCTATCTGAATGAGGATATTTTTAAAACAGATATAGAGGACAGTTTACTGCAGGACTTTGCGAAGTATATGTGCGGTCAGATATTCGCAAGATAA
- a CDS encoding CTP synthase: METDRKTPKYIFVTGGVVSGLGKGITAASLGRLLKSRGLKIAAQKLDPYINVDPGTMSPYQHGEVFVTDDGAETDLDLGHYERFIDEDLNKYSNLTTGKVYWNVLHKERGGEYLGETVQVIPHITNEIKEFIYRVGAKTNADVVITEIGGVAGDIESQPFIEAIRQIGREVGRGNSLFIHVTLVPYIKSSGEHKSKPTQHSVKELQGMGIFPDIIVLRCDEPIDESVKNKISLFCNVKPDCVIENITVPVLYEAPIMLEKNGLSKAVLRELNIDAPEPDMNDWIKMLERIATRKISVRIALVGKYTKLHDAYLSVVEALKHAGYENGALIDIVWIDSELITTETVSYLLSEADGIIIPGGFGVRGIEGMIIAAGYARTHGIPFFGICLGMQVSVIEYARNVLDLSDADSAEFNESSDNKVIAFLPDQNELVPKGGTLRLGSYPCATAEGSLLRKLYDLDVISERHRHRYEFNNNYREAFRKAGMCFGGISPDGRIVETIELPNHEFYIGVQFHPEFKSRPNKPHPIFKGFISAALRCKESKETGQKV; the protein is encoded by the coding sequence ATGGAAACCGATAGAAAAACTCCTAAATATATTTTTGTAACCGGGGGCGTCGTTTCCGGACTCGGCAAAGGAATCACTGCCGCTTCGCTCGGAAGACTTTTAAAATCCCGAGGGCTTAAGATCGCCGCGCAAAAGCTTGATCCGTACATAAACGTCGATCCGGGAACGATGAGCCCATATCAGCACGGCGAAGTTTTCGTCACCGACGACGGCGCGGAAACCGATCTTGACCTCGGTCATTACGAACGGTTCATCGACGAGGATCTGAACAAATATTCCAACCTGACCACCGGTAAGGTATACTGGAATGTACTACATAAAGAACGCGGCGGCGAATATCTCGGCGAAACGGTTCAAGTCATCCCGCATATAACAAACGAAATAAAAGAATTTATTTATCGTGTCGGCGCAAAAACGAATGCCGATGTCGTAATTACCGAAATCGGCGGCGTCGCCGGTGACATCGAAAGCCAGCCGTTCATTGAAGCGATAAGGCAGATCGGGCGCGAGGTCGGGCGCGGAAATTCTCTGTTTATCCACGTCACCCTTGTTCCGTATATAAAATCCTCCGGCGAACATAAATCAAAGCCTACGCAACACTCCGTTAAAGAGCTTCAGGGAATGGGTATATTCCCGGATATAATTGTCCTGCGCTGTGACGAACCGATTGACGAAAGCGTTAAAAACAAAATATCTCTGTTCTGCAACGTAAAGCCGGACTGTGTAATAGAAAACATTACCGTTCCCGTACTTTATGAAGCCCCAATCATGCTTGAAAAGAACGGGCTGTCAAAGGCTGTTCTTCGCGAACTGAATATTGACGCTCCCGAACCGGATATGAATGACTGGATTAAGATGCTTGAAAGGATTGCTACACGTAAAATCAGTGTCAGAATCGCTTTGGTAGGCAAATACACAAAGCTTCACGACGCATATCTTTCTGTCGTCGAGGCTCTCAAGCATGCCGGATATGAAAACGGAGCACTTATCGATATAGTATGGATCGACTCAGAGCTTATTACAACCGAAACCGTTTCTTATCTTCTCTCGGAAGCGGATGGCATAATAATTCCGGGCGGCTTCGGAGTGCGCGGAATCGAAGGCATGATTATCGCCGCCGGATACGCCCGTACTCACGGCATCCCATTCTTCGGGATTTGCCTCGGAATGCAGGTTTCCGTAATAGAATATGCCCGAAATGTGCTTGATCTTTCTGACGCAGACTCTGCCGAATTCAACGAATCGAGCGATAACAAAGTGATCGCATTTCTGCCGGATCAGAATGAGCTGGTTCCTAAGGGCGGAACGCTGCGTCTCGGAAGTTATCCGTGCGCCACAGCCGAAGGCTCGCTGCTGCGCAAGCTTTACGATCTGGATGTCATTTCAGAGCGTCACCGTCACAGATATGAATTCAACAATAATTACCGTGAAGCTTTCCGGAAAGCCGGCATGTGTTTCGGCGGTATTTCGCCGGACGGACGCATAGTCGAAACAATAGAGCTTCCCAATCACGAGTTTTATATCGGGGTTCAGTTCCACCCGGAATTTAAAAGCCGTCCGAATAAACCGCATCCGATATTCAAGGGCTTTATTTCCGCCGCCCTGCGGTGTAAAGAAAGCAAGGAAACAGGACAAAAGGTGTAA
- a CDS encoding ADP-ribosylglycohydrolase family protein, giving the protein MATHQVTLAVAEGIVANPDNPIEEVGARFLKWYRSRPKDIGATCSASITRAATLATGNISSKPLSVIDKPSEGNWYQASAYTARRNGNRSGGNGALMRTVYPGLFYKERLEAVETATAIAQMTHYDKNSNEACETYTDMIYLITVERQFSLLGIEQLLEGTQYSADQMYRYEPNPTGYVVDSMKCALACFRSTTSFEDTIVKAANLGGDADTIAAITGGLAGAFYGYSAIPKRWTAALAPDIRMRLDGIADAAFVNRTAK; this is encoded by the coding sequence ATGGCAACGCATCAAGTGACGCTTGCTGTTGCAGAAGGTATCGTAGCAAACCCCGACAACCCTATTGAAGAAGTAGGTGCTCGCTTTCTAAAATGGTACCGGAGCCGCCCAAAGGATATCGGCGCTACCTGCAGTGCCAGCATCACACGTGCTGCAACACTCGCAACTGGGAACATTTCTAGTAAGCCTCTTTCTGTAATCGACAAGCCTTCAGAAGGCAACTGGTATCAAGCCAGCGCTTACACCGCTCGCAGAAATGGAAACCGCAGCGGAGGCAACGGAGCACTCATGCGGACGGTATATCCTGGTCTTTTTTATAAAGAGAGACTAGAAGCTGTCGAGACAGCCACAGCCATTGCTCAGATGACACACTACGATAAAAATTCAAATGAGGCTTGCGAAACATATACAGATATGATATACTTAATAACCGTGGAAAGACAGTTTTCGCTGCTCGGAATTGAACAACTTCTGGAAGGTACGCAATACAGCGCAGACCAAATGTACAGATACGAACCCAACCCGACCGGGTATGTGGTTGACAGCATGAAATGTGCGCTCGCATGTTTCAGGAGCACAACGAGCTTCGAGGACACCATCGTAAAGGCAGCGAACCTCGGTGGAGATGCTGACACGATTGCAGCCATCACCGGAGGGCTGGCGGGAGCTTTCTACGGATACAGCGCTATACCGAAAAGATGGACAGCAGCACTCGCGCCGGACATTAGAATGCGTCTGGACGGAATTGCAGACGCAGCATTCGTAAACCGGACGGCGAAATGA
- a CDS encoding class I SAM-dependent methyltransferase produces MKQDNSTKSWNNLGKEWIELAQAGESRMAFIMPYMLNLMRDVSNKTILDLGCGEGGYSRELCKKNAMVTSVDCSEIAIKYSVAEAQRQGLSIQHFIRNSKIRHRKLFCQQTGSDLPGFVI; encoded by the coding sequence ATGAAGCAAGATAACTCAACAAAATCATGGAACAACCTTGGCAAAGAATGGATAGAGCTTGCACAGGCAGGTGAAAGTCGGATGGCTTTTATCATGCCATATATGCTTAACTTAATGCGTGATGTAAGCAATAAAACGATACTTGACCTTGGCTGCGGTGAGGGTGGTTATTCCCGTGAGCTTTGCAAGAAAAATGCTATGGTAACATCAGTTGACTGTTCCGAAATTGCAATTAAATATTCTGTTGCGGAAGCCCAGCGTCAAGGTTTGTCCATACAGCATTTTATCCGTAACAGCAAAATTCGGCATCGGAAACTCTTCTGCCAACAGACTGGCTCAGACTTGCCCGGCTTTGTGATATAA
- a CDS encoding winged helix-turn-helix domain-containing protein, translating into MKYAVNNTLGLCQDFIHSIVFSSPVPFKVNPSITFPKKVREIHKRLKNELYNLNDAFPLLVNEDMRLCYMTNIFDSLYSGAEHTKVQSIDEMITMLFDVSPEELTARFLFCFDRNKMEYDSYLPIACDIIKGTKYINSMKISDASKNVLLSALIDKEGYKQKMLEIAEKAKEVTLSLYQTYDAYIKSSFKPFEDEQRIRMYLEKAQLVEKDENIMIAPVLFNSALVKFCRAEDAHLFYLGFEFYQYLSEYINRDIKLSFDDIGKLFSDKTRCDVIRILRKKESYLMDMSRELNVPNNTLYYHMQLLYDAGVVLGRNEGRRFYYRLNEKYFEAVKKLGEEFMEGGR; encoded by the coding sequence ATGAAATACGCTGTCAACAATACGCTGGGGCTTTGTCAGGATTTTATTCATTCGATTGTGTTCAGTTCTCCTGTACCGTTTAAGGTAAATCCATCGATTACCTTTCCGAAAAAGGTTCGTGAAATTCATAAACGGCTAAAAAATGAACTATATAACCTGAATGATGCTTTTCCGCTGCTTGTTAATGAGGATATGCGGCTTTGTTATATGACCAATATTTTTGACAGCTTGTATTCCGGCGCTGAGCACACAAAGGTTCAAAGCATCGATGAAATGATTACGATGTTGTTCGATGTATCGCCGGAAGAGCTGACTGCCCGGTTCCTGTTTTGTTTTGATCGAAATAAAATGGAATATGACAGCTATCTACCCATTGCCTGTGATATTATCAAAGGAACAAAATATATCAATTCCATGAAAATCAGCGATGCATCCAAAAACGTATTGCTGTCTGCGCTGATTGATAAAGAGGGATACAAACAGAAGATGCTCGAAATTGCCGAAAAGGCGAAAGAAGTCACGCTGTCGCTCTATCAAACCTATGATGCGTATATTAAATCCAGTTTTAAGCCGTTTGAGGATGAGCAGCGTATCCGCATGTACCTTGAAAAGGCGCAGCTTGTGGAAAAAGATGAGAATATAATGATTGCTCCTGTGCTGTTTAATTCTGCATTGGTTAAATTCTGCCGTGCTGAGGATGCGCATTTGTTTTATCTGGGATTTGAATTCTATCAATATTTATCTGAATATATAAATCGTGATATCAAACTAAGCTTTGACGATATCGGCAAGCTGTTTTCGGATAAAACACGTTGCGATGTCATACGCATTTTGCGCAAAAAGGAAAGCTATCTGATGGATATGTCAAGGGAGCTGAATGTACCGAATAACACGCTGTATTATCATATGCAGTTGCTGTATGATGCAGGCGTGGTACTCGGTCGAAACGAAGGCAGACGGTTTTATTACCGCTTGAATGAAAAGTATTTTGAAGCCGTAAAAAAACTCGGCGAGGAATTTATGGAGGGTGGAAGATGA
- a CDS encoding ParB/RepB/Spo0J family partition protein has protein sequence MKGKIDLALHPVDDLFTTDDIRAENKLERLMNLPIELISDFPDHPYKVKDDESMAELVESIKTRGLIQPVLVRVKENGNYEMVSGHRRKHACEIAGITTIPARVQELSHDEAVLSMVDSNLQREEILPSEKAFAYKMRLDSMKRQGQRTDLTSVPVAQKSTNMTSRKELGEIVGESQDNAFVHQYRTRPDPYD, from the coding sequence TTGAAAGGCAAAATAGATCTCGCACTTCACCCTGTCGATGACCTCTTTACCACCGATGACATCCGCGCGGAAAACAAGCTGGAAAGACTTATGAATCTTCCCATTGAGCTAATTTCAGACTTTCCCGACCATCCGTATAAAGTGAAGGATGATGAAAGTATGGCAGAGCTTGTGGAGAGCATCAAAACACGAGGACTGATTCAGCCTGTGCTTGTCCGAGTAAAAGAGAACGGCAATTATGAAATGGTATCAGGACACAGACGAAAACACGCCTGTGAAATAGCCGGTATCACAACTATCCCTGCCCGTGTTCAGGAATTAAGCCATGATGAAGCTGTACTTTCAATGGTAGACAGTAACTTACAGCGTGAAGAAATCCTGCCCAGTGAGAAAGCGTTTGCGTATAAAATGCGACTTGATTCTATGAAACGACAAGGACAGCGTACAGATTTAACTTCTGTGCCAGTGGCACAGAAGTCTACTAATATGACCTCACGTAAGGAATTGGGTGAAATTGTCGGTGAAAGCCAAGATAATGCTTTTGTGCATCAATATCGTACTCGACCGGACCCGTATGATTAA
- a CDS encoding ParA family protein — protein MSQCKVISVCNQKGGVGKTTTTINLGAGLARMDKSVLLIDADAQASMTVALGYKNPDELPVSLANIMQDVMDDNEILPDTALLHHKEGFDLLPSNIDLSGIEIRIVNVMRRESVLKSYVDMQRPNYDYILIDCAPSLGMLTVNALTAADSLIVPAQPHFLSAKGLDLLMGSVGKVKRHINLELRVEGILLTMVDRRTNLANEVIDELRNHYGSHVNVFETEIPHSIRAAESSAAGVSIFEYDKSGKVAAAYENLTKEVTELERQNRSRTSPCR, from the coding sequence ATGTCCCAATGTAAAGTCATTTCAGTATGTAATCAGAAAGGCGGCGTTGGCAAGACCACAACAACCATCAATCTCGGAGCAGGACTTGCCCGTATGGATAAGAGCGTACTTTTGATTGATGCAGACGCACAGGCAAGCATGACCGTTGCTCTCGGGTATAAGAATCCCGATGAGTTACCCGTAAGCCTTGCAAATATCATGCAGGATGTTATGGACGATAACGAGATACTTCCCGACACGGCTTTGCTTCATCATAAAGAAGGCTTTGACCTCCTGCCGTCGAACATAGACCTATCCGGTATTGAAATCCGTATCGTAAATGTCATGCGGCGTGAAAGCGTTCTGAAATCCTATGTGGATATGCAACGACCGAATTATGATTACATTCTTATTGACTGCGCGCCCTCACTCGGTATGCTCACTGTCAACGCACTCACTGCGGCAGACAGCCTAATTGTTCCGGCACAACCGCATTTCCTGTCTGCAAAAGGTTTGGATTTGCTGATGGGTTCGGTCGGCAAGGTGAAACGGCATATTAACCTGGAGCTTCGTGTCGAAGGTATTCTGCTCACAATGGTGGACAGGCGTACTAATCTTGCAAACGAAGTCATTGATGAACTCCGAAATCATTACGGCAGTCATGTCAATGTCTTTGAAACGGAGATTCCACATTCTATCCGCGCGGCAGAAAGCTCCGCAGCCGGTGTAAGTATCTTTGAATACGATAAATCCGGCAAGGTAGCCGCCGCGTATGAGAATCTGACGAAGGAGGTGACAGAACTTGAAAGGCAAAATAGATCTCGCACTTCACCCTGTCGATGA